Proteins co-encoded in one Nonomuraea helvata genomic window:
- a CDS encoding purine-nucleoside phosphorylase, which produces MTIDAYTLASEAAAALRDATGLDTFDVALVMGSGWVPAADAIGESVSEVPFTDLPGFRAPAVAGHGGKIRVVRTSAGRHALVFLGRTHLYEGLGVDAVVHGVRAAAAAGVRTLVLTNAAGGLRPETQNVGDPVLISDHINLTGTNPITGTTFIDLTEVYSRRLRALVHEIDPSLAEGVYVAFRGPTYETPAEIRMLRTLGGDMVGMSTVLEAIAAREAGLEVLGVSLVTNPGAGLSGEPLNHEEVLEVGRATAARMGVLLSKVVDEL; this is translated from the coding sequence GTGACCATCGACGCATACACCCTGGCCTCCGAGGCGGCCGCCGCTCTCCGCGACGCGACCGGCCTCGACACCTTCGACGTGGCACTCGTCATGGGGTCGGGGTGGGTGCCCGCCGCCGACGCGATCGGCGAGTCGGTGAGCGAGGTGCCGTTCACCGACCTGCCCGGGTTCCGCGCGCCCGCCGTGGCGGGGCACGGCGGCAAGATCCGCGTCGTGCGCACCTCGGCGGGGCGCCACGCGCTGGTCTTCCTCGGACGCACGCACCTGTACGAAGGGCTCGGGGTGGACGCGGTCGTGCACGGCGTACGCGCGGCGGCGGCGGCCGGCGTGCGCACGCTCGTGCTCACCAACGCGGCCGGCGGCCTGCGCCCCGAGACGCAGAACGTCGGCGACCCGGTCCTGATCAGCGACCACATCAACCTGACCGGGACCAACCCGATCACCGGCACCACGTTCATCGACCTCACCGAGGTCTACTCGCGCCGCCTGCGCGCGCTGGTGCACGAGATCGACCCGAGTCTGGCTGAGGGGGTGTACGTGGCCTTCCGCGGGCCCACGTACGAGACGCCGGCCGAGATCCGCATGCTGCGCACGCTGGGCGGCGACATGGTGGGCATGTCCACCGTCCTGGAGGCCATCGCCGCCCGCGAGGCCGGCCTGGAGGTGCTGGGCGTCTCCCTGGTCACCAACCCGGGCGCGGGGCTGTCGGGCGAGCCGCTCAACCACGAGGAGGTCCTGGAGGTCGGCCGCGCCACGGCCGCCCGCATGGGCGTGCTCCTGTCCAAGGTGGTGGACGAGCTGTGA